A single genomic interval of Oncorhynchus mykiss isolate Arlee chromosome 13, USDA_OmykA_1.1, whole genome shotgun sequence harbors:
- the LOC110487293 gene encoding topoisomerase I damage affected protein 7, whose translation MVTQLNTLEGPESESQNIRLSFAELLGDKYHYANAIDSSLLWTVGYTPYIPPALKGRSFPSVKSFFLDEWEPLTLLQISQVLSTSVSIEEDNRIHVTIVENDLIQSAAGLVSQVLSTSVSIVENDLIQSAAGLVSQVLSTSVSIEEDNLIQSAAGLVSHVLSTSVSIVENDLIQSAAGLVSQVLSTSVSIVENDLIQSAAGLVSQVLSTSVAIVENDLIQSVAVLVSQILSASVAIVENELIQSAAGPVSQILSASVSIVENDLIQSAAGLVSQVLSTSVTVVENDLIQSDTGLVSQVLSTSVSIVENDLIQSAAGLVSQVLSTSVTVVENDLIQSATNLMSQDNDSTLRDSNQPEIHVDDVSTKRSRLTITISMVSTKSCLVALHDVDASATSLEQSAEKMSTSTNDVNDISTAAAKKKRCRLFSFVWRALWGKNKKPLR comes from the exons ATGGTGACCCAACTCAACACCCTTGAAGGTCCAGAGTCAGAGAGTCAGAACATCCGTCTGAGCTTTGCAGAGTTACTTGGCGACAAGTACCACTACGCGAATGCCATCGACAGCTCTCTACTCTGGACTGTTGGGTACACCCCCTACATTCCCCCAGCTCTGAAAGGAAGAAGCTTCCCCTCTGTCAAGAGCTTCTTCCTGGATGAGTGGGAGCCACTGACACTCCTGCAGATttctcaggttctgtccaccagtgtttccatcgAGGAAGACAACcggatcca TGTTACCATtgtggagaatgacctgatccagtctgctgcaggcctagtgtctcaggttctgtccaccagtgtttccatcgtggagaatgacctgatccagtctgctgcaggcctagtgtctcaggttctgtctaCCAGTGTTTCCATCGAGGAAGAcaacctgatccagtctgctgcaggcctagtgtctcatgttctgtccaccagtgtttccatcgtggagaatgacctgatccagtctgctgcaggcctagtgtctcaggttctgtccaccagtgtttccatcgtggagaatgacctgatccagtctgctgcaggcctagtgtctcaggttctgtctaCCAGTGTTgccatcgtggagaatgacctgatccagtctgttGCAGTCCTAGTGTCTCAGATTCTGTCTGCCAGTGTTGCCATCGTGGAGAATGAactgatccagtctgctgcaggcccAGTGTCTCAGATTCTGTCTGCCAGTGTttccatcgtggagaatgacctgatccagtctgctgcaggcctagtATCTCAGGTTCTGTCTACCAGTGTTACCGTTGTGGAAAACGACCTGATCCAGTCTGACAcaggcctagtgtctcaggttctgtccaccagtgtttccatcgtggagaatgacctgatccagtctgctgcaggcctagtATCTCAGGTTCTGTCTACCAGTGTTACCGTTGTGGAAAacgacctgatccagtctgctacAAACCTAATGTCTCAGGATAATGACTCCACACTGAGAGACTCCAACCAACCTGAGATCCACGTGGATGATGTCTCAACCAAGAGAAGTAGACTTACCATCACTATTTCTATGGTTTCAACCAAGAGTTGCCTTGTTGCTTTACATGATGTTGATGCTAGTGCTACAAGCCTGGAGCAATCTGCCGAGAAAATGTCTACCTCTACTAATGATGTCAACGACATCTCAACTGCGGCTGCCAAGAAGAAGAGGTGTAGATTATTCTCATTTGTCTGGAGAGCTCTCTGGGGGAAGAACAAGAAGCCTCTAA GATAA